A segment of the Curtobacterium sp. MCSS17_007 genome:
CGACCTCGTCGAGCGACGGACGGGGTCCCACCCAGAACTCGCCGATCTCGGGGTTCGCGTAGAACTCCTCGGAGTCGCGGCCCGCGGTGGCGCGGAAGTAGAGGGTGGCGTCGTGGCCGGCGCCGTTCGGCGTCATCACGAGCACCGAACCGACGACGGTGTCCGTGCCCCAGCCGGTCAGGTGCGCGAAGGTCGAGTGCGGACGGAAGGGGTAGTCGCAGTCGTTCGAGCGCACCTTCGCCTGACCCGCGGGCACCACGATCGTGCGGCCCGGGTGGAGCTCGGAGAGCCGTGCCCGGCGCTCCGCGGCGAAGGCGGCCTGCTCACGGGGCTCCGGCAGCGGCCGCGCACGGTCCGCCCACTGCGACGCGATGTGGTCCTTGAAGGTCGAGGACCCGGGGGTGGTGGATCGGTTGCTCGTCGCGCGGGGAGTCGTGTCGGCCATGTCCCCATCATCGCACCGAGCCGCCCCTCCGGCCTGAGCGGCTGTTCACCTGTCGGTAGCATGGAGGACGTGCCCGATCCGTTCATCGACCTGCACGCCCACTCGAGCGTGTCCGACGGCACCGAGCGGCCGGCGGAGCTCGTCGCCGCGGCCGCCGCTGCCGGCCTCGACGGCGTCGCCCTGACGGACCACGACACGACCGCCGGGTGGGACGAGGCCGCTGCCGCCGTCCGTGACCGGCCGATGTCGCTGCTGCCCGGGCTCGAGCTGAGCACGCGGGTCGGGCACCGCAGCGTGCACGTCCTCGGCTACCTGGTCGACCCCGCGGACGAGGCCCTCGTCGAGGAGACCGCCCGCATCCGCGACGGTCGGTTCTCCCGGGCGCGCCGGATGGTCGAGCGCATCGGTCGCGACCACCCGATCACGTGGGCAGACGTCCTCGCACAGTCGAGCGACGGCGCCACGATCGGCCGCCCGCACATCGCCGACGCCCTGGTCGCACGCGGGCTCGAGCCCGACCGCAGCGCGGCGTTCCGGGGGATCCTGCACCCGGCCTCCGGGTACTACGAGCCGCACGAGGCCCCGACCCCCCTCCGCGGCGTGGAACTCATCCGCGGCGCCGGGGGAGTCCCGGTGATCGCACACCCGGCCGCGTCCTCGCGCGGGATCGTCATCGACGAGCCGATGCTCCGCGAGCTGGTCGACGCCGGGCTCGGTGGCCTCGAGGTCGACCACCGCGAGAACCTGGCGCACGGCAAGCGCACCCTGCTCGACTGGGCCGGGCGCTACGGCCTGTTCGTCACCGGGTCGAGCGACTACCACGGCACGGGCAAGCCGAACCGCTTCGGCGAGCACCGGACCGCGCGGCACTCCTTCGACGCGATCGTCGACCAGGCCACCGGCAGCGCCCCGGTGCACGGTGCCGGCTCCCGCCTGGCCTGAGGCTGCGCGTCCCGCTGACCGTCGGTCCTGTCGCGGGGGCCTCGCCGTCCGTCGGTGGCGCAGGAGACGTCGAGTCGACGGGCGCCATCCGACAGTTCCTGCTCCATCGATGACGCGAACGCGAGCGCGCACGACGAAGGCCCCGTCACGTCGGTGACGGGGCCTCCGAGCGGGCGGGAGGCGCTACTCGCCCTCGCCGCTGCTCTGCGGTGCCGAGGTGGTCGCCTCGGCCGAGCCGCTGCCACTGCTGCGACGACGACGGCGACGGCGGCGCTTCGCGGCGCCGTCGGTCGAGGTGCCCTCGGTGGTCGACACCGGGGCGTCGGGGCCGGTGGTCTGCTCGGCGGGAGCCGGTGCGGCGGAGTCCTGCGGGCCTCCCGAGCGGGTCCGGGACCGCGACCGGGAGCCGCTGCGCTCGCTGGCCTGGCGCCCACCGCTGCGCTCGCTGCTCTGGCGTGCACCGCTGCGCTTGGGCGCGGAGCCGGCCTCGGCCGCGTGCGAGGAGGCGCCGGGCAGTCGGCCCTTGGTGCCGGCCGGGATGTCGAGGTCGGTGAACAGGTGCGGCGACGACGAGTAGGTCTCGACGGGCTCGGGGATGCCGAACTCGAGTGCCTTGTCGATGAGCGTCCACTTGTGCAGGTCGTCCCAGTCGACGAACGTCACCGCGATGCCGGTCTTGCCCGCGCGACCCGTGCGACCCGCACGGTGCAGGTACGTGTCCGGGTCGTCCGGGATCGTGTGGTTGATGACGTGCGTGACGTCGTCCACGTCGATGCCGCGCGCAGCGACGTCGGTCGCGATGAGCACGTCGCGCTTGCCGGCCTTGAAGGCGGCCATGGCCCGCTCGCGCTGCTCCTGGTTGAGGTCGCCGTGGACGGCGGCCGCGTTGAAGCCGCGGTCCTTCAGCTCCTCGACGAGCTTCGCCGCGGCACGCTTCGTGCGGGTGAAGATGACGGTCTTGCCGCGCCCCTCGGCCTGCAGGATGCGGGCGATGACCTCGTCCTTGTCGAGCGAGTGCGCGCGGTAGATGACGTGCTTGATGTTCGCCTGGGTCAGGCCCTCGTCCGGGTCCGTCGCGCGGATGTGCACCGGACGGGTCATGAACCGGCGGGCGAGCGCGACGATCGGAGCCGGCATCGTCGCCGAGAAGAGCATCGTGTGACGGACCGCCGGGACGGCCTGGAAGATGCGCTCGATGTCCGACAGGAACCCGAGGTCGAGCATGCGGTCGGCCTCGTCGAGCACGACCTCCTGCACCTTCGACAGGTCGAGGAGCCGCTGGCGCTGCAGGTCGATGAGTCGCCCGGGGGTGCCGACGACGATCTGCGCGCCGGCCTTGAGCTGCTCGATCTGGCCCTCGTACGCCTTGCCGCCGTAGATCGACACGATCGTGGTCGGACGGTTCGAGGTGGCCAGCTCGAGGTCCTCGGTCACCTGGACCGCGAGCTCGCGCGTCGGGACGACGACGAGCGCCTTCACGCCCGGCTCAGGAGCGGCGCCGAGACGCTGGATGAGGGGTAGGCCGAACCCGAAGGTCTTGCCGGTACCGGTCTTCGCCTGGCCGATGATGTCCTGGCCGGTGAGGGCGAGCGGGATCGTCTGCTGCTGGATCGGGAAGGGCTCGGAGATGCCCTTCGTCGCGAGCGCATCGACGATGTCCTGCTCGATGTTGAGGTCTGCGAAAGTCAAAGAATCACCTTAGTCCTGGTGGAAGTCGACGCCAGTCTACCGACGGCGGGCGACGCCAGCGCCCCGGACGGGTCAGCGGCCGGTGGCCCGTATGCTTGTCACGTGGTGTCGTGGTGGAACCGGAAGCGCGCTGCGCAGCTCGCCGCCGCGTGGCTGGCGTCGCGGAACCCGCGCAACGCCTCGCCCGTGGAGCGCCTGCAGCTGGACGACGTGAGCCCCGAGCTCGACGTGTACCTCGGGCAGGCTGCGTACCTGCAGCTGTCGCTCTACGAGACGATGGGCCGCGCCGGTGCGGCGGCCCCGACGATGTCCGGGCGGCTGGTCACGGGCGTGCTCGCCACGACCGCGCTCGAACGGCACCGGACGATCGTCGCCGAGATCGAACGAGGCGGTTGGGCACCCGCGGAGCTCATGGAGCCCCACCGCGAGGCGATCGACCGCTTCCTCCGTCGCACGAGCGGCGCGGACTGGTACGAGTCGATGCTCACGGGCTACGTCACGGCGGGCATCCTCAACGACCTGTTCGGCAGCCTGCTCCGGTCGCTGCCGCTCGACGTCCGGCAGCGCCTGCGCTCCGTCTTCGACGCGCGGGAGGAGCCGGCGGTCGTCCAGGAGCTCGCGGCGCACATCGAGGAGGACCCGCGCATCGGCTCGCGTCTCGCGATGTGGGGACGACGACTCGTGGGGGACACGCTGCTGGTCGCGCGCTCGGCGCTCGCGTCCCACGCACGTGAGGACCAGGAACGCCTGGAGCCGGTGTGGACGGAGCTGATCGCGGCGCACACGCGGCGGATGGACGCACTCGGTCTGACCGCCTGACGCCTGACCGGGCTGCTGTCGCGCGGCCTCGGTGCGTGCGGCCGTCCGGCGCGGACCGCCGACCGGCGCATCCGGTGCGTGCTGCCGTCGGACGCATCCGGTGCGTGCCGCCGTCAGACGCGCTCGGTGCGTGCGCGCTCGAAGAAGGCCTCGTCGGCGGCGGTCCGTCGACGGCCGAGCAGCCACTCGGCAACGACGGCGACGACCCCCGCTCCGAGCAGCGCGACCGCCCAGATCCACCCGCCGTCGTAGGGCCACCCGGCCCAGGTGAGTGCCTCCCAGGCGACCGCGGCGACGACGCCGCCGATCACCGGACCGAGCAGGGCGCCGCGCGTCGAGCGCCACGGCACCACGACGTGCGCGACGGCCCCGGCGATGAGGCCGCCGAGCACGGCGAAGAGCAGTTCCACGTCAGGCGACGAAGCCGATGCGTCGCGACTCCTCGGCGCCGACCTCGACGTAGGCGAGCGAGGCGACCGGGACGATGAACCGACGGCCCTTCTCGTCCTTCAGGGAGAGGTGGGTCGACTGCGACTCGAGGGCCTGGGCGACGGCCTGCTCGATCTCCTCGGCGCTCTGGGCGGTCTCGAAGGCGATCTCGCGCGGGCTGTTGATGATGCCGATCTTGATGTCCACGAGCACAGCGTATCCGAGCGCTCCCGGACGGCACCGGTCGTTCGCCCGGGGCGCACTCGCACTCGTGCGTCCGCCGAGCAGCCGGTCGCCGGGCCGGTGGGTCGGCGGTCGCTGTCGGCCGTCCTCGGTACCGTGTCCGCGTGCCCAGGACCACGCTGACGACCCTCCGCGAGGACGTCGGAGTCGCCCGCCCGCTCGTCGCCGACCCCTCGCAGGACGCCGTGCTCGCGTTGCCGGACGGCCGGCACGCCGCCGTCATCGGAGCGCCGGGCACGGGCAAGACGACCACGCTGACCCGCCTCGTCGCCGACCGGCTCTCGCGGCCCGACGCGGTGTCGCCCGACGGGCACGCGACCGTGCTGGCCCTGACCTCGGCCCGCACGGCGGCGACGGCGCTGCGCGACCGGCTCGCGGCGGCGGTCGACCGGGTCGTCCCCGGCGCACTCGCCCGGACCGTGAACTCCCTGGCGTTCCAGGTGGTCGCGCACGCCGCGGCCCAGCAGGGGCAGGAGACGCCGACGCTGCTCACCGGCGGCGAGCAGGACCGCATCATCGCGGACCTGCTCGAGGGGCACGAGACCGACGGGACGGGGCCGGACTGGCCTCCGCCCATCACCGCGGTCGTGCGGGAGCGGGCCGGGTTCCGGACGGCCCTGCGCGACGTGATGATGCGCGCCGTCGCGGCCGGCATCGAACCGGACGACATGCGGGAGCTCGCCGACGACACGGGGCGCCCGGAGTGGCGCGCCGTGGGGGACTTCGTCGACGAGTACCGGGCCGCCGTCACCGCGTTCCGCGGCAGCAGCCTCGACGCCGCCGAGCTCGTGGCGTTCGCGACCGCGGCGGTGCTCCGCGGCGAGGTGCCGGCCAGTGTCGCGGCGCTGCGGCTCGTCGTCGTCGACGACACCCAGGAGCTCGTCGAGGGCGAGATCGCACTCCTCGGCGCCCTGGC
Coding sequences within it:
- a CDS encoding PHP domain-containing protein, producing the protein MEDVPDPFIDLHAHSSVSDGTERPAELVAAAAAAGLDGVALTDHDTTAGWDEAAAAVRDRPMSLLPGLELSTRVGHRSVHVLGYLVDPADEALVEETARIRDGRFSRARRMVERIGRDHPITWADVLAQSSDGATIGRPHIADALVARGLEPDRSAAFRGILHPASGYYEPHEAPTPLRGVELIRGAGGVPVIAHPAASSRGIVIDEPMLRELVDAGLGGLEVDHRENLAHGKRTLLDWAGRYGLFVTGSSDYHGTGKPNRFGEHRTARHSFDAIVDQATGSAPVHGAGSRLA
- a CDS encoding DEAD/DEAH box helicase, which encodes MTFADLNIEQDIVDALATKGISEPFPIQQQTIPLALTGQDIIGQAKTGTGKTFGFGLPLIQRLGAAPEPGVKALVVVPTRELAVQVTEDLELATSNRPTTIVSIYGGKAYEGQIEQLKAGAQIVVGTPGRLIDLQRQRLLDLSKVQEVVLDEADRMLDLGFLSDIERIFQAVPAVRHTMLFSATMPAPIVALARRFMTRPVHIRATDPDEGLTQANIKHVIYRAHSLDKDEVIARILQAEGRGKTVIFTRTKRAAAKLVEELKDRGFNAAAVHGDLNQEQRERAMAAFKAGKRDVLIATDVAARGIDVDDVTHVINHTIPDDPDTYLHRAGRTGRAGKTGIAVTFVDWDDLHKWTLIDKALEFGIPEPVETYSSSPHLFTDLDIPAGTKGRLPGASSHAAEAGSAPKRSGARQSSERSGGRQASERSGSRSRSRTRSGGPQDSAAPAPAEQTTGPDAPVSTTEGTSTDGAAKRRRRRRRRSSGSGSAEATTSAPQSSGEGE
- a CDS encoding ferritin-like domain-containing protein, producing MVSWWNRKRAAQLAAAWLASRNPRNASPVERLQLDDVSPELDVYLGQAAYLQLSLYETMGRAGAAAPTMSGRLVTGVLATTALERHRTIVAEIERGGWAPAELMEPHREAIDRFLRRTSGADWYESMLTGYVTAGILNDLFGSLLRSLPLDVRQRLRSVFDAREEPAVVQELAAHIEEDPRIGSRLAMWGRRLVGDTLLVARSALASHAREDQERLEPVWTELIAAHTRRMDALGLTA
- a CDS encoding DUF3107 domain-containing protein is translated as MDIKIGIINSPREIAFETAQSAEEIEQAVAQALESQSTHLSLKDEKGRRFIVPVASLAYVEVGAEESRRIGFVA